In Candidatus Pacearchaeota archaeon, the genomic stretch TTTATAATATCCGATTTATCTTCCCTCGTCACATTCTTAAATATTCTCCCCACCCAAGTTAATGCAGTCCATCCATTATTATCTTTCACATTAACATCAGCACCAGCATTAATTAACATCTTAACCGAATCTAAATTTAACCAACTAGAAGCATACATCAATGCGGTTTTTCCATCGTTATTTTTTGCGTTCACATCCGCACCGAGCTTAATTAGTTCATTAACTGATTCTGGATAGTCATGAGCATACATAAGCGCAGTATCCCCTAGACTGTTTTTTGCGTTCACATCCGCACCCGCATTAACAAGTTCTTGTAATATTTTGACTCTTTGCATTTTATCATCAATCCCTCCGGTAGTAGCAATGCACATTAATACTGTTTCTTCTGTATACCATCGCCGTGTTTCAATATTATTTTCAATTTTAACAAAATCTGTATGAGACATTGCATTAACATCGGCACCACTTTTTATCAATTCTCTAGCCATTTCAACCGATTTAACAGACGCTATTGGAGTAAAACCTCCTTTCGTATTTTTATTCACGTCTGCTCCAGACTTGATGAGTTCTTGGACTATTTCAAAATGATTCTCACAAATAGCATCTATTAATGCTGTTCCTCCTGATTCCCGCACTTCATCTATTTCTGCTCCAGATTTGATAAGTTCTTGGACTATTTCAAGATATCCTTTCTCGGAAGCAAGCATTAGCGGAGTCATTTCTTCGCCAGTCTTGATATTTATATCTGCTCCAGATTTGATAAGTTCTTGGACTATTTCAAGATATCCTTTCTCGGAAGCAATCGACAATGACGAATTCCCAAAAGTATCTCTTGCGTTAATATCGACGCCAACCTTTAATAATTCTTGAACTTTATACAAGTCTCCTGATTCGACAGATTCCATCAATAAATTAACTCTCTCTTTTTGATTAAGAACGTTATAATTAGTAGATGGCATTTGATTTTTTTCTTTAAAAAAATAATATATTCCTCCACTAACTAAAAATAAGATGATGATTACGATTATTAAAATATTATTAACAAATCCTTTATAATTATAATTCATATTTTAATTATTATATTACTTTAATTTCCACCCTCATTAACTATATCTTGTGCATTCTGTTCAAGTTGTTTCTCTCCAAAGTAGTACCCTAAAGTTTCCCTTGCCACTAAGTTGGCTAAACCGGTGTTTTTAGGAACACTTTCCACAATAACAGTCAAAACTATCTCTGGGTCATCATAGGGAGCAAAAACAGTGATTAAGTTATGATAAACCTCACTCTTTCCTGTTTGGGCAGTTCCAGTTTTAGCGGCTGAAGAAACTGGCAAATATTGCAATGAACGGGCAGTTCCAGCAGAAGACAAAACGGTTTCTCTCATTCCCTCTCTTACTGAATCAATAGAAGCTAAAGAAACAAAATTCTCACTAACTACTTCTGGTTCAAACTTTTTAATTGTTTGATTATTATTATCTAAAATACTATTAACAACTTGCGGTTTCATTAATTTTCCTCGATTGGCAATTGAAGAAATAGCCATGGTTAATTGTAATGGAGTTGCCTTAAAATAACCCTGTCCAATTGAAATATTATAAGTATCTCCTGGATACCAGGGAGTTCCTATTGTACTTTCCTTCCAATCTGAATTAGGAACAAGCCCGACACTCTCTTCGGGCAAGTCAATATTTGTTTTAGAACCAAATCCAAATTTCTCTAAATACTTTGAAATTTTGGCTATTCCTAAACCATTAAAATTCTTATACCCTCCTCCAACCATATAAAAGAATGTATCGCAAGATTCAGCAATGGCCTTTTTTAAATTAGTCCATCCATGAACCGCCCAGTCTTTTTTAAATGTTCCATCTTTTAATTCTATTCCTCCTTCACAATATATTTCTTTGTCTGCTGTGACAATGCCCTGCTCTAAGGCTGCGACAGCAATCATTGGCTTTAAAGTTGAACCAGTTGGATATTCTCCCGAAGTAGCTCGATTATAAAAAGAAACTTTAGGATCTTTTAATAAATCGTTAAATTCCTTACTAGTTAAATCTTTAGAAAACATATTATTATCAAAAGAAGGATAGGAAATTAAAGACAAAACTTCTCCTGTTTTGGGATTTACTGCTACGACTGACCCCCCTTTGGCATTATATCCATCGACTGCCTCCTTTAAAAACTGCGCTGCTTTTTCTTGTAAATCATAATCAATATTTAAGACTAAGTTGCTCCCAGATTCAGATGGCTTAATAATCTCTTCTTTAACTAAATTTCCATGAACGTCTTTCTCTCGATTAATTTCTCCTGGTATTTCTTTTAATACATCGTTGTATTGTTTTTCTATGCCTGATTCTCCCATAGAACTATCCCCCGAAACATACCCTATAACAGAAGCTAAATCATATCCACTTAAATATTCCCTATTTTTTTTCTTAACAATTTCGAATCCGGTCAATTCTTCTTCTTTGGTTTTCAAAATAATGATCTTGTCTTTATCAACATCTCTCGCTAAAGAAAATTCACTTTCTCCTGCTTTTTCCATCTCCTCAATATTTTTATTTAAATCTTCAAAAGGTGTATCTAGAATACGAGCTACTTCTCTTATCTGTTTTTCCCTCAATAATTCATCTTTTGGTAATTTTGAAAAATCACAAACCAAGTCAAATCCTTGCGTATTAATAACTAATTGCTTAAAGTTACGGTCATAGATAATACCTCTCTGAGCCTCAATTTCACTAGAAAGAAATTTATTTTTCTCTGCTTTTTCATTATAAGTATTATATTGAAGAACCTGAAAAGAAAAACAGCGGAAAAATAACACTCCAATTATTAAAATAAAAGAAGTAAAAACTATCTGAAATATTCTTTGCGATAAAGCAGTTTCTATTATATATGAATTCTTGTCTCTTTTGTGTGTTAAGGCATCCAAAAAAAGATCATCAGTTTCGATGTCCGTATTCTTTCTCTTT encodes the following:
- a CDS encoding ankyrin repeat domain-containing protein, translating into MNYNYKGFVNNILIIVIIILFLVSGGIYYFFKEKNQMPSTNYNVLNQKERVNLLMESVESGDLYKVQELLKVGVDINARDTFGNSSLSIASEKGYLEIVQELIKSGADINIKTGEEMTPLMLASEKGYLEIVQELIKSGAEIDEVRESGGTALIDAICENHFEIVQELIKSGADVNKNTKGGFTPIASVKSVEMARELIKSGADVNAMSHTDFVKIENNIETRRWYTEETVLMCIATTGGIDDKMQRVKILQELVNAGADVNAKNSLGDTALMYAHDYPESVNELIKLGADVNAKNNDGKTALMYASSWLNLDSVKMLINAGADVNVKDNNGWTALTWVGRIFKNVTREDKSDIIKELKNAGAEGD
- the mrdA gene encoding penicillin-binding protein 2, with product MLGFHRSRGCQKFKIKRKNTDIETDDLFLDALTHKRDKNSYIIETALSQRIFQIVFTSFILIIGVLFFRCFSFQVLQYNTYNEKAEKNKFLSSEIEAQRGIIYDRNFKQLVINTQGFDLVCDFSKLPKDELLREKQIREVARILDTPFEDLNKNIEEMEKAGESEFSLARDVDKDKIIILKTKEEELTGFEIVKKKNREYLSGYDLASVIGYVSGDSSMGESGIEKQYNDVLKEIPGEINREKDVHGNLVKEEIIKPSESGSNLVLNIDYDLQEKAAQFLKEAVDGYNAKGGSVVAVNPKTGEVLSLISYPSFDNNMFSKDLTSKEFNDLLKDPKVSFYNRATSGEYPTGSTLKPMIAVAALEQGIVTADKEIYCEGGIELKDGTFKKDWAVHGWTNLKKAIAESCDTFFYMVGGGYKNFNGLGIAKISKYLEKFGFGSKTNIDLPEESVGLVPNSDWKESTIGTPWYPGDTYNISIGQGYFKATPLQLTMAISSIANRGKLMKPQVVNSILDNNNQTIKKFEPEVVSENFVSLASIDSVREGMRETVLSSAGTARSLQYLPVSSAAKTGTAQTGKSEVYHNLITVFAPYDDPEIVLTVIVESVPKNTGLANLVARETLGYYFGEKQLEQNAQDIVNEGGN